The Microlunatus soli genome contains the following window.
TTCGGTGCCCTGGCCGGTGCCCTGTTGGCGTCGCGGTTGTCGAAGCGGATCGGGTTGTTCCCGATCACCATGATCGGCACCGTCCTGTTCTCGCTGCCGTTCGTGATCTTCGCGGTGATCCCGGAGTCGACACCGGCGCCGTCCAAGATCATCGGCTACGCCGGCTGCGCCTTTGTCGTGACCGGCGGCATCATGCTCTACGACATCACCATCAACTCGGTGATGATCAAGGTCATCCCTGAGGACATGCGGGGCCGTCTGGTCGGTGCCTTCTCCTCGATCAACTACGGCATCCGCCCCGTCGGCGCGCTGCTGGGTGGAGCAGCGGCCGGATGGTGGGGTCCCCGCGCGACCATCCTGACCGCCGCCGTGGTCGGCCTGCTCGCGGTGCTACCGCTTGCTCGTTCGCCGCTGCGGCGATGCCGGACCCTGGCCGACGTCGTCGCAGTACGCGGTGACCTCAGCGACTCATCGTCACGGTGACGTGACCGACACGGCCTCCCCAACCGTCGTCGGGGAAGCTGTCCGACACCTTCACCGAGACGGTGTTGTCACTGCCGAGATAGGGAGCAAGATCAACACTGCGCTCGGCCCGGTTGGAGCCGTCCCTGATCTCCCGCTCCTCGACCAACACATCGGTCCAGTCCTTGCCGTCAGCACTGGCCTGCACCCGGAACTGGTTGTCGATCAGTAACGTCACCGTCGCCCCGGTCGACTGTTGTGGCAGCGCGAAGGTGTAGGTGAAGTGGTTGGCGTTGTCGGCGAACCTGTTGCCGCCACCGTCCACCTGGGAACCGTCGGCATCGGACAGCCAGGGCTGCTCGTCGGCCGTCCCGGTGTCGAAGGCGATCTTCTCGGTGACCCGGTAGAGCGCGACGCTCCGGACCGGTGCGGCGCCGGGCATCGTCACTGTCGCTGCCACCGGGTATTCGCCCTCGGGAGTCCCTCCCGGGATCGTGACGGTGAACGGGACGGTGCCCTGCACCGGCTTGCCGTCCGACTCCAGCTCGAGGGTCTTCTGCCGGGGTTCGACGGTCCAGCCCTGCGGCGCTTCGATGTCGCCGATCGTGATCTCCGCGGTCCCGGGCGCGGTGGCGTCGACGGTGAGCTGCGCCTCCGACGTGGTCGGCTCGTCCTGCGGCAGCGCCAGCGGTTGCTCGGCCGTCAACTCGGCGTCCAGCGCCTTGCCCGGTTGCGACGGCGGCCGGCCGAGCAACTGGATCTCCGACAACGCGATCGGCTGCTTCGACGGCCCGCTGAACTTGATCCGATACCGACTGAACGCGGCCGGATGCTTGATCGCGAAGACGCGGGTCTGGCGGCGCCAGTCGAAACTCTGCTTGCTCCGGTGGTCGATCGTCGTCCAGGTCGTGCCGTCGGTCGAGCCCTGCAGGATCCAGCCGGTCGGGTCCTCGGTCCTGGCCCCGGACGTCACGGTGTAGAGCTGTGCGGTCTGCTCGCTTCCGCCGGCAAATCTCCAGGTGACAGCCGGCTCGTCGGAGTCGAGACGGGACTGCGTCTCGGAGGTGTTGTCGAAGAGTTCGTCGACCGCACCGTCGGTGCTCGAGGCGGTGCCGTGCTTGCTGCCGGTCAGATCCTGCAGCGGCTGCGGTGGTTCGTCGCCGTCGGTGATCGAGTCCGGCGCATCGTCACGTCCGGCACCCCAGCGGGACGGTTGCGGTCCCAGGTCGAAGTCCAGCACCGCCCCCTTGGCCAGCAGATCGTGCGGCAGTGTCGTCCTGCGGTAGCTCTCGCCGTTGATCTTCAGCCCCTGGACATAGATGTTCTTCGCGCTGTTCTTCGGTGCGTTGACGACGATCTTGTGGCCGTTCTCCAGATTGATCGTCGCCGAGGTGAACAGCGGCGAGCCGATCGCGTACTCCGGCAGCCCGACCTGCAACGGGTAGAAGCCGAGCGCACTGAAGACGTACCACGCCGACATCTCGCCGGTGTCCTCGTCGCCCGGATAGCCCTGGCCGATCTCGCTGCCGACGAACTGGCGGGCCAGCGCCTCCCGGACGACTTTCTGGGTCCGATACGGCTTGTCGGTGAAGTTGTACATGTACGGCATGTGGTGGTCCGGTTGGTTGTTCAGCGCGAACTGCCCCATCTGCATGTACGCCGCCTCTCGCATCTCGTGGATGACGTTGCCGTAGCAGCCGGGGTACTCCGCGGTCGAAGTGGTGCTGAAGTATTCGTCCAGCCGGTCGGCCAGCGCCTTCCTGCCGCCGTACAGGTTGGCCAATCCCCGACCGTCCTGCGGGGTGGCGAACGCCATCCCCCAGCCGTTGGCCTCGGTGTACTGGCAGCCCCACTCGTCGGGGTTGTAGTCCTCCGGCGCCTGCCGCCAGTCACCATCGTCGTCGCGGCCCTGGAAGAAGTTGATCTTCGGATCGAAGAGGTGGGCGTACTCGCGTGCCCGGTCCAGGAAGTAGCGGGCGTTGGTCTGGTAGGTCTCACGCTCCGGGTCGTTCGGCGCACTCAACCGGTAGAGCGCCTCGGACAGCTGGGCGATGCCGAAGTCGTTGATCGCGTTCTCGGTGGTCCGGGAGACGCTCTCCGGGGTCGTGGTCGGTGTGTAGCCGAGGAAGATCGCGCGTTCGAGGCCTTCTCGTCCGCCCTTCTCGGTCGGAGCCACGGTGGCGTTCTTCACTGCGGCCCGGTAGGCGGTCTTGATGTCGAAGCCGGTCACGCCCTTCAGGTAGGCATCGGCGAACGAGACGTCAGAACTGCTGCCGACCATCCCGGTGGCGATCCAGTCACTCTCCCGGAACTGGCTCAGCGACCCCTCGATCAGCCGCCCGGTCTGCTCAGGATAGAACAGCGCGTCGGCCGGCCAGGAGGTGCGATAGGTGTCCCAGAAGTTGCTCGGCCGATACGAGATGCCCGAGATGATCTTGGCGCCGGTCCTGGTCGGCGTGCTGTCCGAGACCGGCGCCGCATAATCGCTGGCGTGGCGAAGATCGGGATCGGCCACGGTGCCGGTGTTCTCGTAGCTGGAGTTGGGATACAGGTTGAGTCGATACAGGCTGGAATACAGGGTGGTCAGCTGGTCCGGTGTCGCGCCCCGGACGTCGGTGATCACCGCCAACTTGTCGTTCCACAGCTTCTTGGCCCGATCCCTCACGGTCTCGAACGTGTCGTCGTCGGTGATCTCCTGCTGCAGGTTCCGTTTCGCCTGATCGATGCTGATCAAGGAGGTCGCGATCCGCATCGTGACGGTCTTGTCGCTGTCGGCCGACGTGTCGAACTGGTAGTAGCCGGCGACATCGGAGCGACCACTCGGATCGAGTTTCGCCCCCTTGCGCACCGGTCGGTCGAAGGTCGCGTAGACGAACATCCGGGCCCGGGATTCCACGCCGACGTCGGTGTAGCCGGTCAGCGTCCCGGACTCCGGGTCCAGCGTGATGCCGCCGTCGTTGGTGATGTTGTCGAAGATCAGGTTCGAGGTGTCGCCGGTGAAGCGGAAGCGCATCATCGCGGCATGATCGGTGGGCGCGATCTCGGCCCGCAGGCCGTTGTCCAGGGTCACACCGTAGTAGTAGGGCTTGGCGACCTCATGATCATGACTGAACGCCATCGCCCGTGCCGTCCGATCCGGATCGGGCTCGTCCGCCCCTTCGGCCGGCATCACCTGGATGGTGTTGCGTTCACCGCCCCACGGGTAGGGTTCGTGACTCAAGGAGAATGCCTGGATCTGCGGCTGGTTGGCGGCGTTGTTGTCCTCCTGATAGCGGTAGAGCCAGCGGGTGGTGCCGGCATCGGTGACCGGTGTCCAGAAGTTGAATCCGTGCGGGACGGCGGTAGCGGGGATGGTGTTGCCGCGGGAGAAGTCGCCGTTGCTGTTGGTACCTCGGGTGGTGTCCACCCAATCGACCAGACTGTCCCGGTCCGGTCGCGGGGCGGTGTGAGCGATCACGATGTCGTCGAGCCACCCGCTGAAGTCGCCCGCTCCGGTGTCGGGATTGTCGTAGTCCAACAGGATCCGCGAGATGGTCTTGCCGGCGGCCCGTTCGCCGATCACCGCGGTGACGGCGTTCCACTGGTTGGCATACAGCGTCTTCGACGCGCCCTGCTGGTCGGCGGTCAGCCGGTAGCCGTGTTGATCTTCGACCCGGAGGTCTCGTAGATGGGTCCCGTCGCTGAACTCCAGGTCCACCGAGACATAGCTACTGGGTGTCGGCAATCCCTTACCCAGATGAGGATTCATCAGCTCCGGGAAGATCTTGTAGGACAGTGTGGTGGCCGCGGTCACCGGGATGTCGACGGCGAAGAGCTTGTTGTAGGCATAGCTGCGGTCCGCTGTCTGCTGGTGTCCGGCATAGTGCAGGGCCTTGAGACCGCTGAACCCGACCTCGGTCTTGGCCGTGTCGGCCTCCGTCGGTCCGTTGCCGACCGCCGTCCGGAAACCAGGGGTGTCGTCGGTCGTGCTGCGAACCACACCGGAGGACTTCACGGTCGCGCTCGACCAATCGGGCTGCGGGTCCTGCGCCTCCAGCGACGACGCGAATTCGGCCGCGGAGTCCGGTTCCGGCTCGGCGACCGCTCGTCCGTGAGGCAGCAGCAGGCTGCCGAGGACGATCGAGGCGACGGCCAGAGCGCCCAGGCGCCACGCCGTACGCCGACGACGGAGCGACGACGGACGTAGCGGACGGGGTGATCGATACACGCGGGTCTCCTTGCCAGGCGGGGTCCTGTGCAGCCGGTGAGCCGTCGGTGACCTCACCCTGGCCGCAGGACACCGCGGCTCCGACGGCACCGTCGGACTGGATACGTTTCCATCGCCGGCCGATCCTGTCAAGCTCCTGTGGAGCGGTCCGGCAGCCAGTACTCAGGGCACCTTCTTGACACCAATTAGATCGATCTAATAGCGTTGGATCGATCTAATTGGAGGAGCACAGCGATGTCTTCACCCTCGATTCCCGCTCAACCCGTCGGCCCGCGCCAGGTGCAGTGGCGGCGCACAATCCTCGGCTGCATGGCCGACTACATCGACGCCGGCTCGATCGTCGCGGCGTCCTCCGGACTCGCCCTCTGGTCGTCGGCCTTCGGCATGAGTGACTCGCTCGTGGGCCTGCTCGGCGCACTCGGCACCAACGCGGCGTCCTACGCTGTCGGCGCGCTGATCGGTGGGCGACTGGGTGACCTGTTCGGCCGCAAACGGATCTATCAATGGGACCTGTTGGTCTACGT
Protein-coding sequences here:
- a CDS encoding GH92 family glycosyl hydrolase → MYRSPRPLRPSSLRRRRTAWRLGALAVASIVLGSLLLPHGRAVAEPEPDSAAEFASSLEAQDPQPDWSSATVKSSGVVRSTTDDTPGFRTAVGNGPTEADTAKTEVGFSGLKALHYAGHQQTADRSYAYNKLFAVDIPVTAATTLSYKIFPELMNPHLGKGLPTPSSYVSVDLEFSDGTHLRDLRVEDQHGYRLTADQQGASKTLYANQWNAVTAVIGERAAGKTISRILLDYDNPDTGAGDFSGWLDDIVIAHTAPRPDRDSLVDWVDTTRGTNSNGDFSRGNTIPATAVPHGFNFWTPVTDAGTTRWLYRYQEDNNAANQPQIQAFSLSHEPYPWGGERNTIQVMPAEGADEPDPDRTARAMAFSHDHEVAKPYYYGVTLDNGLRAEIAPTDHAAMMRFRFTGDTSNLIFDNITNDGGITLDPESGTLTGYTDVGVESRARMFVYATFDRPVRKGAKLDPSGRSDVAGYYQFDTSADSDKTVTMRIATSLISIDQAKRNLQQEITDDDTFETVRDRAKKLWNDKLAVITDVRGATPDQLTTLYSSLYRLNLYPNSSYENTGTVADPDLRHASDYAAPVSDSTPTRTGAKIISGISYRPSNFWDTYRTSWPADALFYPEQTGRLIEGSLSQFRESDWIATGMVGSSSDVSFADAYLKGVTGFDIKTAYRAAVKNATVAPTEKGGREGLERAIFLGYTPTTTPESVSRTTENAINDFGIAQLSEALYRLSAPNDPERETYQTNARYFLDRAREYAHLFDPKINFFQGRDDDGDWRQAPEDYNPDEWGCQYTEANGWGMAFATPQDGRGLANLYGGRKALADRLDEYFSTTSTAEYPGCYGNVIHEMREAAYMQMGQFALNNQPDHHMPYMYNFTDKPYRTQKVVREALARQFVGSEIGQGYPGDEDTGEMSAWYVFSALGFYPLQVGLPEYAIGSPLFTSATINLENGHKIVVNAPKNSAKNIYVQGLKINGESYRRTTLPHDLLAKGAVLDFDLGPQPSRWGAGRDDAPDSITDGDEPPQPLQDLTGSKHGTASSTDGAVDELFDNTSETQSRLDSDEPAVTWRFAGGSEQTAQLYTVTSGARTEDPTGWILQGSTDGTTWTTIDHRSKQSFDWRRQTRVFAIKHPAAFSRYRIKFSGPSKQPIALSEIQLLGRPPSQPGKALDAELTAEQPLALPQDEPTTSEAQLTVDATAPGTAEITIGDIEAPQGWTVEPRQKTLELESDGKPVQGTVPFTVTIPGGTPEGEYPVAATVTMPGAAPVRSVALYRVTEKIAFDTGTADEQPWLSDADGSQVDGGGNRFADNANHFTYTFALPQQSTGATVTLLIDNQFRVQASADGKDWTDVLVEEREIRDGSNRAERSVDLAPYLGSDNTVSVKVSDSFPDDGWGGRVGHVTVTMSR